One region of Mucilaginibacter gotjawali genomic DNA includes:
- a CDS encoding enoyl-CoA hydratase/isomerase family protein, with translation METIQIAVNDKIAVVTLDRGRSNPINHQMVKELTNCIKDLENDDRVGGVILTGKEGFFSSGADLMEVYGYDEQQARAFWTDFFALQSTLIAFKKPIVAALSGHSPAGGCVLAVCCDYRLMAEGEYIIGLNEIPVGIIVPEGIFKVYAFWIGKQKAYQFLLEGKLVKVNEALQIGLIDEVCQAEDLLAQAEKKVKTYMQFNPVTWSQSKLNLRQELISDSNTDQSATLNQMLKQWWAPETRATLEVIIQNLKARSSAPKK, from the coding sequence ATGGAAACCATACAAATTGCCGTAAATGACAAAATCGCGGTAGTTACCCTTGACAGGGGCCGCTCCAACCCGATTAACCACCAAATGGTGAAGGAACTCACGAATTGCATAAAAGACCTGGAAAATGACGACCGGGTTGGCGGGGTAATATTAACCGGCAAAGAGGGCTTTTTCTCCTCCGGCGCCGACCTGATGGAAGTTTACGGGTACGATGAACAACAGGCCAGGGCATTCTGGACCGATTTTTTTGCCCTGCAATCCACACTGATCGCTTTTAAAAAACCAATAGTGGCTGCACTTAGCGGGCATAGCCCGGCAGGCGGATGTGTACTGGCCGTTTGCTGCGATTACCGTTTAATGGCTGAAGGAGAATACATCATCGGCTTAAATGAAATTCCGGTGGGCATCATAGTCCCTGAGGGGATCTTTAAAGTATATGCTTTCTGGATCGGCAAGCAAAAAGCCTATCAATTTTTGTTAGAAGGAAAACTCGTTAAAGTGAATGAAGCCCTTCAAATCGGCCTGATAGATGAAGTTTGTCAGGCCGAAGACCTGCTGGCACAGGCAGAAAAAAAGGTAAAAACATATATGCAGTTTAACCCGGTTACGTGGAGCCAGAGCAAACTAAACCTGAGGCAGGAACTGATCAGCGACTCAAATACGGATCAAAGCGCGACACTTAACCAGATGCTGAAACAATGGTGGGCGCCCGAAACAAGAGCCACGCTGGAAGTGATCATCCAAAACTTAAAAGCAAGAA